A single window of Deltaproteobacteria bacterium DNA harbors:
- a CDS encoding GDSL family lipase, translating into MSSIELPLTSEAGLALFHGAISIEASSDGVVVWRLPHPEKVLYPPDELLLHARMPAGARLACITDATAVEIAFSAGEDRRPFDVCCDGELVGSMSTDDRTTTAIEELPRGKKLLELWLPHYTDLRLHRVALGGASYAHPYEDLRPRWVTYGSSITQCAQAFSPTRIWPAHVARHLNVNLTCLGYIGQCHLDPLFARVMRDLPADALSLKVGINIHYAASLNQRSLVPAIVGFVKTLREKHERTPLAVISPIWCGFGEEEKNRDGLSLPDLRALVADAVSRLAAAGDEQIFYVDGLTLLGADHAHLVPDKLHPSDAGYQHMGQRFLAHVAPRLFAPL; encoded by the coding sequence ATGTCCAGCATCGAGCTGCCCCTGACCAGCGAGGCGGGCCTCGCCCTCTTCCACGGCGCCATCTCCATCGAGGCCTCCTCTGACGGCGTGGTGGTCTGGCGGTTGCCGCACCCGGAGAAGGTGCTCTACCCCCCGGACGAGCTGCTCCTGCACGCGCGCATGCCGGCCGGCGCGCGGCTGGCCTGCATCACCGACGCGACCGCGGTGGAGATCGCCTTCTCCGCCGGCGAGGACCGAAGGCCCTTCGACGTCTGCTGCGACGGAGAGCTCGTGGGCAGCATGTCGACCGACGACCGCACCACGACCGCCATCGAGGAGCTCCCCCGCGGAAAGAAGCTCCTCGAGCTCTGGCTTCCGCACTACACCGACCTCCGCCTGCACCGCGTGGCGCTCGGCGGCGCGAGCTACGCGCACCCCTACGAGGACCTGCGCCCCCGCTGGGTGACCTACGGCAGCTCGATCACGCAGTGCGCGCAGGCCTTCAGCCCCACGCGCATCTGGCCCGCCCACGTGGCGCGCCACCTGAACGTGAACCTGACCTGCCTCGGCTACATCGGGCAGTGCCATCTGGACCCGCTCTTCGCGCGCGTGATGCGCGACCTGCCGGCCGACGCGCTCAGCCTGAAGGTCGGCATCAACATCCACTACGCCGCGAGCCTGAACCAGCGCAGCCTGGTGCCCGCCATCGTGGGCTTCGTGAAGACCCTGCGCGAGAAGCACGAGCGCACGCCGCTCGCCGTGATCTCCCCCATCTGGTGCGGCTTCGGCGAGGAGGAGAAGAACCGCGACGGCCTGAGCTTGCCCGACCTGCGCGCGCTCGTGGCCGACGCCGTCTCGCGGCTCGCCGCCGCGGGGGACGAGCAGATCTTCTACGTGGATGGCCTCACGCTCCTCGGCGCGGACCACGCCCACCTCGTCCCCGACAAGCTCCACCCGAGCGACGCGGGCTACCAGCACATGGGCCAGCGGTTTCTGGCGCACGTGGCGCCGCGCCTCTTCGCGCCGCTGTGA